A single Amphiura filiformis chromosome 19, Afil_fr2py, whole genome shotgun sequence DNA region contains:
- the LOC140141565 gene encoding uncharacterized protein has product MVGMGQKDCYVGHEAKSKRGILTLKGPIEHRIPPPPPPSQGAGPPPPPDLRRKTLSVDGAPPPHPPPGFGLPPSPPPQLGGASPPPPPPGFSFPTGDILASAMLTMSLPTYVPDTVAQPLSLPPHAGDLFGSAMGSRLDAEYAGGLGKPTAEEPTGASLFGAAQRKTIEEPSGASLFGVTQPRLVEKGFGKPTEPSLFGAAQRKTIEEPSGASLFGVTQPRLSRKRFWKTN; this is encoded by the coding sequence ATGGTCGGCATGGGGCAGAAAGATTGCTACGTTGGTCATGAGGCCAAGAGTAAAAGAGGTATTCTGACCCTGAAAGGCCCCATTGAACACAGAATCCCACCCCCACCACCCCCATCTCAAGGAGCTGGCCCTCCACCACCACCAGACCTCAGGAGAAAGACTCTGTCAGTTGATGGTGCACCTCCACCTCATCCACCTCCAGGATTTGGCCTCCCACCCTCACCGCCTCCGCAACTTGGTGGTGCATCTCCTCCACCACCCCCTCCAGGATTTAGCTTCCCAACAGGTGATATCCTAGCTTCAGCTATGTTGACAATGTCGTTGCCAACATATGTTCCTGATACTGTAGCTCAACCTCTATCGTTGCCACCGCATGCTGGGGATTTGTTTGGATCTGCAATGGGCAGTCGACTTGATGCTGAGTATGCTGGAGGTCTTGGAAAACCAACTGCAGAAGAACCAACTGGAGCAAGTCTGTTTGGAGCTGCACAGCGTAAGACCATAGAAGAACCAAGTGGAGCAAGTCTGTTTGGAGTTACACAGCCTCGATTAGTAGAAAAAGGTTTTGGAAAACCAACTGAACCAAGTCTTTTTGGAGCTGCACAGCGTAAGACCATAGAAGAACCAAGTGGAGCAAGTCTGTTTGGAGTTACACAGCCTCGATTAAGTAGAAAAAGGTTTTGGAAAACCAACTGA